In Paraburkholderia sp. PGU19, the sequence GTACGACTTTGGCACCCAGTTCAGTCGGCGCGATGTCCTTGAGGCTACCGCCAAAACTACCGACCGCAGTCCGAACACCACTTGCAACCACCACTTCGCGTTTCATATTTGTTCACCTACGCTAATCCGATCCGATTTCACCTTGTTGGAGCGGAGGTTGAGAAAAACTTGAATCAATGCGGCGCCAGATTGCGCCGCCCGCACGCGGAGGCAATTTCGTTAGCGATAGAAGGCGCGCCACCCCGCTTGTGGCGCTGAAGAGGTCTCAGCCAAGGCGCACTGCCGGTTTTCACCAGTACGCTCGACCCCGTCGAGTTTCAGCCAGGTAAAGCCACCGGCCCAACAAGTACGCCGCGAACGGCAGAATTGCCGCGAAGGGAAGCCAGCGCAACGCGACCTGAAGACCGACTGAGTCCGCAAACACACCCGTGAGAAATGGACCTGCTGCGAGACCCAATATGTTGTTGAAGAGCGTCATCGTGGCAAATGCCGAACTGTGGATAGCGGGTGATGTTGCACCCGCGACGATGGCGCTACAGGTGCCGAACGAACTGGCAAGAAAAAACACAGCGGGTACGAGGAGCGCGAGTTGCAGATTGCCCTGCGGCAAGCGAAACGCGATCTCCAGCAAGGCGCCGAGCAGCAGGCAATAGCAAATGGCCATGTTCCATCTTCTAACCGGGGAATCGCCGCTGATCCTGTCAGTTAACACGCCACACAGGAGTTGTCCCATGCCGCTCACAAGCACGAGCCCGGCCGCCACCAGGGACGCCTTGCTCACCGGCATGCCCCAGTAGCGATTGAGGTAGCTAGGCAGCCACACGAAGAGCGTGCCTTGAATGAAGATCTGAAGTGCGCAGCCGATGTACGCACACAGCACGGAGCGCGCCGGAAACAGGCCGGAGAGAAGCGCGCGAGGCGTCAGCTTTATTCGACCATACATGGGTATTCCGCCCGTATTGTCGGGATTAGCACGAGCGAGTCTTTTTTCCGTGACCAGGAGGCAATAAATGATCACGAGCACAAAGCCAAAGATCGACATCATGCCCATCGACCAGCGCCAGCCGAAGTGCGTCGCAATGAGGCCGGAAAGCGAAACACCGAGCACGGACCCGAACGCAGCGGCAGACGTGAACCCGCCAGCGATGGTAGAACGAAGATGCTTCGGAAAGACGCTCATCAGCATTGCAATGCCGACGCTTCCGTAGGCGGCCTCACCGATGCCAACAAAGATGCGGGCGATGAACATCTCGTGATAGTTGCTGGCGACTGCGCACCCAAGCGTGGCAAGACTCCACAACGCGGCCATCACGGCGATGCTTTTGACCCGGCCCCAGCGGTCCGCCACGATGGAGAACGGAAGTGTCAGTACGCCGACCGCCAACGGCACCACGCCGCTCAGCGAGCCGAGTTGC encodes:
- a CDS encoding MFS transporter — protein: MLSDYMSRQAINALFPILKVQWQMSDTQLGSLSGVVPLAVGVLTLPFSIVADRWGRVKSIAVMAALWSLATLGCAVASNYHEMFIARIFVGIGEAAYGSVGIAMLMSVFPKHLRSTIAGGFTSAAAFGSVLGVSLSGLIATHFGWRWSMGMMSIFGFVLVIIYCLLVTEKRLARANPDNTGGIPMYGRIKLTPRALLSGLFPARSVLCAYIGCALQIFIQGTLFVWLPSYLNRYWGMPVSKASLVAAGLVLVSGMGQLLCGVLTDRISGDSPVRRWNMAICYCLLLGALLEIAFRLPQGNLQLALLVPAVFFLASSFGTCSAIVAGATSPAIHSSAFATMTLFNNILGLAAGPFLTGVFADSVGLQVALRWLPFAAILPFAAYLLGRWLYLAETRRGRAYW